A single Thermococcus sp. DNA region contains:
- a CDS encoding alanine--glyoxylate aminotransferase family protein, with protein sequence MELRFDMAYEDAYREVYEMVKPKYKLFTAGPVACFPEVLAIMSVQMFSHRSAEAKAVHVDTLERLKKFLEADKGEVILFPSSGTGFMESAVRNTIPRGEKVLVTVIGAFGKRFADVVEANGRKAVILEKEPGQAVKPEELDEALRKNSDVHAVTITYNETSTGVLNPLPELAKVVKEHDKLLFVDAVSAMGGADIKFDEWDIDLVFASSQKAFGVPPGLAVAAVSERVFEIAEKMPERGWYFDLPLYKKFNEKKKGTPSTPPLPQIFGLNVVLRIIEKMGGKKEWLDMYRKRSEMIRNGVKEMGLGILAEPGYESPTITAVVVPEGIKGIDVYNAMRERGFELAKGYGSVAEKTFRIGNMGYMTFEDIREMLDNLREVIEKLKG encoded by the coding sequence GAGGTCCTCGCGATAATGTCCGTCCAGATGTTCAGCCACCGCTCTGCCGAGGCTAAAGCCGTCCATGTGGACACCCTTGAGAGGCTGAAGAAGTTCCTTGAGGCGGATAAAGGCGAGGTAATACTCTTCCCAAGCTCCGGCACCGGATTCATGGAGTCCGCTGTTAGAAACACGATACCGAGGGGTGAAAAGGTTCTGGTTACCGTCATAGGTGCCTTTGGTAAGCGCTTTGCAGACGTTGTCGAAGCCAACGGTAGGAAGGCTGTAATCCTTGAGAAGGAACCCGGACAGGCGGTTAAGCCGGAGGAGCTCGATGAGGCCTTAAGGAAGAACTCCGACGTTCACGCGGTAACGATAACCTACAACGAGACTTCCACTGGCGTTCTCAACCCGCTCCCTGAGCTGGCGAAGGTGGTTAAAGAGCACGACAAGCTTCTCTTCGTCGATGCCGTCTCTGCGATGGGCGGTGCCGACATAAAGTTCGACGAGTGGGACATTGACCTGGTCTTTGCGAGCAGTCAGAAGGCCTTCGGCGTTCCTCCGGGATTGGCGGTAGCTGCTGTCAGCGAGAGGGTTTTTGAGATAGCGGAGAAGATGCCGGAGCGTGGCTGGTACTTCGATTTGCCCCTCTACAAGAAGTTCAACGAGAAGAAGAAGGGAACGCCCTCAACTCCACCGCTCCCACAGATATTCGGCCTCAACGTTGTTCTCAGGATAATCGAGAAGATGGGCGGAAAGAAGGAATGGCTCGACATGTACAGGAAGAGGAGCGAGATGATAAGGAACGGAGTCAAGGAGATGGGCCTCGGAATTCTGGCAGAGCCAGGTTATGAGAGTCCAACGATTACTGCCGTTGTAGTTCCGGAGGGAATAAAGGGAATAGACGTCTACAACGCCATGCGCGAGAGGGGCTTCGAATTAGCTAAGGGCTACGGAAGCGTCGCTGAGAAGACCTTCAGGATTGGAAACATGGGCTACATGACCTTTGAAGACATAAGGGAGATGCTCGACAACCTCAGGGAGGTCATAGAAAAGCTTAAGGGCTGA